One segment of Synechococcus sp. A15-24 DNA contains the following:
- the infB gene encoding translation initiation factor IF-2, with protein MTSSGKVRIYELSKDLGLENKDVLDAAEKLSIAAKSHSSSISDAEAGQIRSLLKSKGNASKASAPAPAKPAPGKAILSVKKAAPAKPAPAQAKPAAPAKPAASASKPAAPAKPAASASKPAAPAKPAASASKPAAPAKPAAPAAPARPAPAKAAAPAVPAKPVPRPAAAPPPRPQPAKPEVVSKPKPATPAAASAPSKPTTPPARPSVVKPTVAKPTVAKPAPAKPAAAKPAPAKPAAAKPAPARPAPARPAPARPAADQPKPRPAAVPSRPTPGAGQKPQIVSRPGSEPRPGAPTRPGAPAPARPGAPVKAGPPTRPTPRPELVGKPVPRRPGTGAPTRSGAGAPQRPGTGVPQRPGSPGRPTRPGAPTRSGGNTLELVGKPIRRDGSSTGIGGRPAPPTRPGAGSPQRPGMPSGMRKPVAPGELMQLQKPVGRPTAPAPRRPDAPTKTGDGAGTATPPVARPTAPTAPRRPGGFRPGAPGGQRRPGRPDWDDSAKLEALRSRSPQKQRQKVHIIGENDDALTAETGGFAGEQQAIVLSASLARPAKPKSQKKAAPKPMAAMRKRKKETTRQRQRRRAMELRAAREAKQVRPEMLIVPEDNLTVQELADMLSVESSEIIKSLFFKGIIATVTQTLDMNTIETVADEFGVPVLQDDVEEAAKKTVEMIEEADKEHLIRRPPVVTVMGHVDHGKTSLLDAIRKARVAAGEAGGITQHIGAYQVEIDHNDEARKLTFLDTPGHEAFTAMRARGTKVTDVAVLVVAADDGVRPQTLEAISHARAAEVPIVVAINKIDKEGASPDRVKQELSEQNLLAEDWGGDVVMVPVSAIKGENIDKLLEMLLLVTEVEDLQANPDRLARGTVIEAHLDKAKGPVATLLVQNGTLKTGDVVAAGPVLGKVRAMVDDNRQRLKEAGPSFAVEALGFSEVPTAGDEFEVYPDEKSARAVVGDRASDARATRLAQQMASRRVSLTAMSGQANEGELKELNLILKADVQGSVEAILGSLEQLPKDEVQVRVLLSAPGEVTETDVDLAAASGAVIVGFNTSMASGAKKAADATGVDVRDYDVIYKLLEDIQLAMEGLLEPELVEEALGEAEVRAVFTIGKSAVAGCYVTTGKLQRNCKVRVHRGSQVVYDGDLDSLRRNKDDVKEVATGFECGVGTDRFANWEDGDRIEAFKMVTQRRKLTT; from the coding sequence ATGACCAGCAGCGGCAAAGTCAGAATTTACGAGCTGTCCAAGGACCTGGGCCTTGAGAACAAGGACGTGCTGGATGCGGCCGAGAAGCTGTCGATCGCAGCCAAGAGCCACAGCAGCTCCATCAGTGACGCCGAAGCCGGACAGATCCGCAGCCTGCTGAAGTCGAAAGGCAACGCCAGCAAAGCGTCTGCACCTGCACCGGCCAAACCAGCTCCTGGCAAGGCGATCCTGTCAGTCAAGAAAGCGGCTCCCGCCAAACCAGCACCGGCTCAGGCGAAACCCGCAGCACCAGCCAAGCCTGCAGCATCAGCGTCTAAGCCTGCAGCCCCAGCGAAGCCTGCAGCATCAGCGTCTAAGCCTGCAGCCCCAGCGAAGCCTGCAGCATCAGCGTCTAAGCCTGCAGCCCCAGCGAAGCCTGCAGCTCCAGCGGCGCCGGCCCGTCCAGCACCAGCGAAGGCAGCGGCCCCAGCAGTACCGGCCAAACCAGTGCCGAGACCTGCCGCTGCTCCGCCACCGCGTCCTCAGCCGGCCAAGCCTGAGGTCGTCAGCAAGCCGAAGCCGGCCACGCCCGCCGCGGCTTCTGCGCCGTCGAAACCAACGACTCCACCGGCTCGCCCCTCAGTCGTCAAGCCAACGGTTGCTAAGCCAACGGTTGCAAAACCCGCGCCAGCCAAACCAGCTGCCGCTAAGCCCGCACCAGCCAAACCCGCTGCCGCCAAACCAGCCCCGGCACGACCGGCCCCGGCCCGTCCGGCACCCGCGCGTCCCGCGGCCGATCAACCCAAACCACGGCCTGCAGCTGTCCCCAGCCGCCCAACGCCAGGCGCAGGACAGAAGCCACAGATCGTTTCCCGCCCTGGATCAGAACCTCGCCCCGGTGCTCCAACCCGTCCAGGGGCTCCAGCACCAGCGCGTCCAGGTGCACCTGTCAAAGCGGGGCCACCCACGCGCCCCACACCTCGTCCTGAGCTGGTGGGCAAGCCTGTTCCGCGGCGTCCCGGCACCGGAGCACCCACCCGCAGCGGAGCTGGTGCACCGCAACGCCCTGGAACCGGTGTCCCGCAGCGTCCCGGAAGTCCTGGGCGTCCAACACGACCTGGCGCGCCGACCCGCAGCGGCGGCAACACCCTGGAGCTGGTGGGCAAGCCGATCCGCCGGGACGGCAGTTCCACCGGAATCGGCGGTCGTCCGGCCCCACCGACACGCCCCGGTGCCGGCAGCCCGCAACGCCCTGGCATGCCAAGCGGCATGCGCAAACCCGTGGCACCGGGCGAGCTCATGCAACTGCAGAAGCCCGTTGGACGCCCCACGGCGCCGGCCCCCCGCCGGCCCGATGCCCCCACCAAAACTGGCGACGGTGCCGGAACGGCCACGCCACCGGTGGCACGCCCTACAGCCCCAACCGCACCGCGTCGCCCCGGTGGTTTCCGTCCCGGTGCACCCGGCGGCCAACGCCGCCCTGGACGTCCGGACTGGGATGACAGCGCCAAGCTGGAAGCCCTGCGCAGCCGTTCGCCACAGAAGCAGCGCCAGAAGGTCCACATCATCGGCGAGAACGACGATGCTCTGACCGCTGAAACCGGAGGATTCGCCGGCGAACAGCAAGCCATTGTGCTGTCCGCCAGCCTGGCTCGCCCCGCCAAGCCGAAGTCGCAGAAAAAGGCCGCTCCCAAGCCGATGGCGGCGATGCGGAAGCGGAAGAAGGAAACCACGCGTCAACGCCAGCGGCGTCGGGCGATGGAACTGCGCGCTGCCCGCGAGGCCAAGCAGGTGCGGCCGGAGATGCTGATCGTTCCGGAGGACAACCTCACGGTGCAGGAGCTGGCCGACATGCTCAGCGTCGAGAGCTCCGAGATCATCAAATCCTTGTTCTTCAAAGGAATCATTGCCACGGTCACCCAGACCCTGGACATGAACACCATCGAGACGGTGGCCGATGAATTCGGCGTTCCGGTGCTCCAGGACGACGTGGAGGAGGCGGCCAAGAAGACCGTCGAGATGATCGAAGAAGCCGACAAGGAACACCTCATCCGTCGTCCACCCGTGGTCACGGTCATGGGTCACGTCGACCACGGCAAAACGAGCCTTCTCGATGCGATCCGCAAGGCGCGGGTCGCTGCCGGCGAGGCCGGCGGCATCACCCAGCACATCGGTGCTTATCAGGTCGAGATCGACCACAACGACGAAGCCCGCAAGCTCACCTTCCTCGACACCCCGGGCCACGAAGCCTTCACGGCCATGCGGGCCCGCGGCACCAAGGTGACGGACGTGGCCGTTCTGGTGGTTGCCGCTGACGACGGCGTTCGCCCCCAGACGCTGGAAGCCATCAGCCACGCCCGGGCTGCAGAGGTGCCGATTGTGGTGGCAATTAACAAGATTGATAAGGAAGGGGCCTCCCCCGACCGGGTGAAGCAGGAGCTGTCCGAGCAGAACCTGCTGGCGGAAGACTGGGGCGGCGATGTGGTGATGGTGCCAGTGAGTGCCATCAAGGGCGAGAACATCGACAAGTTGCTGGAGATGCTGCTGCTGGTCACCGAAGTGGAAGACCTTCAGGCCAATCCGGATCGCCTGGCCCGCGGCACTGTGATCGAGGCTCACCTCGACAAGGCCAAGGGTCCTGTGGCCACCCTGCTGGTGCAGAACGGCACCCTCAAGACCGGCGATGTCGTGGCGGCCGGGCCGGTGCTCGGCAAGGTTCGGGCCATGGTCGACGACAACCGCCAACGTCTTAAAGAGGCTGGTCCTTCGTTTGCCGTTGAGGCCCTCGGTTTCAGCGAGGTTCCGACCGCTGGCGACGAATTCGAGGTGTATCCCGACGAGAAATCAGCACGGGCTGTTGTGGGAGATCGTGCGTCGGATGCTCGCGCCACACGCTTAGCGCAGCAGATGGCCTCGCGCCGGGTGTCGCTCACAGCGATGTCAGGTCAGGCCAATGAAGGCGAGCTGAAGGAGCTGAACTTGATCCTCAAGGCTGATGTCCAGGGCTCTGTGGAAGCAATCCTTGGCTCCCTTGAGCAATTGCCCAAGGACGAGGTCCAGGTTCGTGTGCTGCTATCGGCACCGGGAGAGGTCACCGAAACAGACGTCGACCTGGCGGCCGCCTCCGGCGCCGTGATCGTGGGCTTCAACACCTCAATGGCCTCTGGTGCCAAGAAGGCAGCAGATGCCACCGGCGTGGATGTGCGCGATTACGACGTGATCTACAAGCTGCTGGAGGACATCCAGTTAGCGATGGAGGGCTTGTTGGAGCCCGAACTGGTGGAGGAAGCCCTCGGCGAAGCCGAAGTGCGGGCGGTGTTCACCATTGGCAAGAGCGCCGTCGCGGGCTGCTACGTCACCACCGGCAAGTTGCAACGCAACTGCAAGGTGCGTGTCCATCGCGGCTCCCAGGTGGTGTACGACGGCGACCTCGACTCGTTGCGCCGCAACAAGGACGACGTCAAGGAGGTGGCCACCGGCTTCGAGTGTGGTGTCGGCACCGATCGCTTTGCCAACTGGGAAGACGGCGACCGGATTGAGGCCTTCAAGATGGTCACCCAGCGCCGCAAACTCACCACCTGA
- a CDS encoding YlxR family protein → MNQRPILRRCVACRQLLDRRSLWRVIRDHQDGVRVDRGMGRSAYLCQREACLEEARRRKRLQKALRCQVPDDVLAALGQRLRDATDVTAEAN, encoded by the coding sequence GTGAATCAACGCCCCATCCTGCGTCGCTGTGTGGCCTGCCGCCAGCTTCTGGATCGCCGCTCCCTCTGGAGGGTGATCCGAGACCATCAGGATGGGGTCCGTGTTGACAGAGGGATGGGTCGATCGGCCTACCTCTGTCAACGCGAGGCATGCCTCGAGGAGGCCAGGCGCCGCAAACGACTTCAGAAAGCCCTGCGTTGTCAGGTGCCCGATGACGTCCTCGCAGCGTTGGGACAGCGGCTCCGTGATGCCACGGACGTGACCGCTGAGGCAAACTGA